Proteins encoded within one genomic window of Girardinichthys multiradiatus isolate DD_20200921_A chromosome 21, DD_fGirMul_XY1, whole genome shotgun sequence:
- the LOC124858479 gene encoding uncharacterized protein LOC124858479 gives MASEQPSAKRCELYKGFVDFTDSDHLKLLRYCSTRWLSLLTCIQRVLNQWDALQAYFNSHEEVERSAKVRDLASHLRDPIVKAYFMFLSAALKPLYEFNIVFQSEAMQIHRLEEEMCRLIKRILGFLIPARAIMGVPLKEVEYGEGHQLADEELFIGAETKAFMARKELPVSAEKKIFQSVRRFYEAVLQKMFSSFPLDHPLLKDMKVLDPAARLDITPGTGRC, from the exons ATGGCATCAGAGCAGCCCAG TGCAAAAAGATGTGAACTCTACAAAGGGTTTGTAGATTTCACTGATTCAGATCACCTGAAGCTCCTCAGGTACTGCAGCACCAGATGGCTGAGTCTGCTAACCTGTATCCAGAGAGTGTTGAACCAGTGGGATGCACTGCAG GCCTACTTTAACAGTCATGAGGAGGTGGAGAGGAGTGCCAAAGTGCGCGATCTAGCAAGCCATCTGCGTGATCCAATCGTGAAGGCTTACTTCATGTTCCTGAGTGCTGCCCTTAAGCCTTTATATGAATTTAATATTGTCTTCCAG tcagaggccaTGCAGATTCACAGACTTGAAGAGGAGATGTGCAGGCTGATCAAGAGGATCCTGGGGTTCCTCATACCAGCCAGGGCCATCATGGGTGTACCTCTCAAGGAGGTGGAGTATGGAGAAGGACATCAGTTGGCTGACGAAGAGCTCTTTATAGGAGCAGAAACAAAGGCATTCATGGCAAGGAAAGAGCTCCCTGTGTCAGCGGAGAAGAAAATCTTTCA ATCTGTGAGAAGATTCTATGAAGCAGTGCTTCAGAAGATGTTCTCCTCCTTTCCTCTTGACCATCCACTCCTGAAGGACATGAAAGTGCTGGACCCTGCTGCTCGCCTTGACATTACTCCAGGGACAGGTAGATGTTAG